A single region of the Mercenaria mercenaria strain notata chromosome 6, MADL_Memer_1, whole genome shotgun sequence genome encodes:
- the LOC123549057 gene encoding cytochrome P450 1A1-like — MSELTFVLGILSTACVTFLFIKWLLQNRGKRYPRGPFGFPIVGHLPFFGNHPPSTFMKWWKSYGDVFSIRLGSWNAVVVNGFKAVKAAAEHPDDAFSGRPNFVSMELLIESDNEERFAFGNFSPVYLKQRKLASKALRLFTSKRSEVIEELVTNEATSFSDSLIRKYSTTPGFIELDVQTLVTRIIYQILYGRGKQVDVDKHVKVIIKSLDEINEFSGSGSPIDVLPWLRYVMPWKITAFRQTIAKADGIMTEQVHEHYDSFSTGNIRDVADAIITSDADDEDNKDRYVLTRSRLNFTLGDLQGAGVDTTNKTLSWLILYMTKFPHVQERVFAEIDAIVGKNRDVALNDKPDLVYTNAVILEVMRIVTQLPLSVPHFAMKDAMLNGLDIDKDTVVIFNLYSVHHEKEFWEDPECFRPERFINDDNKLDSDKCNHVLPFSLGRRRCVGEFLAKMNIFLAFSIVMQRCKFVKPSGESLDLTPIPGLVYTCKDFKVLVQKRN; from the exons ATGTCTGAATTAACATTTGTGTTAGGGATTCTTTCTACAGCTTGTGTAACTTTCTTATTCATTAAATGGCTTTTACAAAATAGAGGTAAGAGATATCCAAGGGGACCTTTCGGGTTTCCGATTGTTGGACACTTGCCATTTTTCGGAAATCATCCACCGTCAACCTTCATGAAATGGTGGAAATCTTACGGGGATGTATTTTCCATCAGATTAGGTAGCTGGAATGCTGTTGTCGTAAACGGATTCAAGGCAGTCAAGGCCGCGGCCGAACATCCAGATGACGCCTTTAGCGGAAGACCAAACTTCGTTTCCATGGAGCTTTTAATTGAAAGTGACAATGAGGAGAGATTCGCTTTTGGTAACTTCTCACCAGTGTATCTAAAACAAAGAAAACTGGCGTCGAAAGCACTTCGTTTATTTACTTCCAAAAGATCAGAAGTAATTGAAGAATTAGTAACAAATGAGGCTACATCATTCTCGGACTCTTTGATAAGAAAGTATAGCACAACTCCTGGTTTCATAGAACTAGATGTCCAGACACTAGTAACAAGAATAATTTACCAAATCTTGTATGGACGGGGTAAACAGGTTGATGTTGATAAGCACGTTAAAGTAATCATTAAGTCACTGGATGAGATAAATGAATTTTCCGGAAGTGGGAGTCCAATAGACGTCTTACCATGGTTACGGTATGTCATGCCTTGGAAAATAACCGCATTTCGACAAACTATCGCCAAAGCAGATGGTATTATGACTGAACAGGTACATGAGCATTATGACTCATTTTCTACAGGCAACATCAGGGACGTGGCGGATGCTATCATTACGAGTGATGCAGATGACGAAGACAATAAAGATCGATATGTGTTGACAAGGTCAAGGTTGAATTTTACGTTGGGTGATCTACAAGGAGCCGG ggtGGACACAACAAATAAAACTTTGTCCTGGCTGATACTCTATATGACCAAATTCCCGCATGTTCAAGAACGCGTGTTTGCAGAGATAGATGCCATAGTTGGGAAGAACCGGGATGTTGCACTGAATGACAAACCAGATCTTGTATACACGAATGCTGTGATTCTTGAAGTAATGAGAATTGTAACACAATTACCTCTATCAGTTCCCCATTTTGCAATGAAAGATGCAATGTTAAACGGACTTGATATTGATAAGGACACAGTCGTTATTTTCAATCTGTATTCTGTACATCACGAGAAAGAGTTCTGGGAAGACCCTGAATGTTTCCGACCAGAACGGTTTATAAACGATGACAATAAGTTAGATTCGGATAAATGCAATCATGTTCTGCCCTTTAGCCTCGGTAGACGCCGTTGTGTTGGGGAATTCCTggcaaaaatgaatatttttctagCGTTTTCCATCGTGATGCAAAGATGCAAATTTGTTAAACCGTCAGGCGAAAGCTTGGATCTTACTCCAATTCCTGGACTTGTGTACACGTGCAAAGATTTCAAGGTGCTCGTGCAAAAACGAAATTGA